A genomic window from Pseudomonas alcaligenes includes:
- a CDS encoding tRNA-uridine aminocarboxypropyltransferase yields the protein MSRARCERCARPLKHCLCHLIPRLPSRTRVLILQHPDEVGHALNTARLAALGLENAELQVGEVFADLHFDPAYRACLLFPGETAQVLPLAPSAADARPLLLVVPDGTWRKARKLLHLNPQLAQLPRVCLPSGLSSRYRLRKAPAEGALATIEAIVAALELQEAPACFAELLRPFEALIEGQIAAMGEDTYRRNHLRQP from the coding sequence ATGTCCCGAGCGCGCTGCGAGCGCTGTGCCCGCCCGCTGAAACACTGCCTGTGCCACCTGATTCCGCGTCTGCCGAGCCGTACCCGGGTGCTGATCCTGCAGCACCCGGACGAGGTCGGCCACGCGCTGAACACGGCCCGCCTGGCGGCGCTGGGCCTGGAAAACGCAGAACTGCAGGTGGGTGAAGTGTTCGCCGATCTGCACTTCGATCCCGCCTACCGCGCCTGCCTGCTGTTTCCCGGTGAGACGGCGCAGGTACTGCCGCTGGCGCCGTCAGCGGCCGATGCGCGTCCGCTGCTGCTGGTGGTGCCCGATGGCACCTGGCGCAAGGCGCGCAAGCTGCTGCACCTCAATCCGCAGCTGGCGCAGTTGCCGCGTGTCTGCCTGCCGTCCGGGCTGAGTTCGCGCTACCGCCTGCGCAAGGCGCCGGCGGAGGGCGCGCTGGCGACCATCGAGGCGATAGTCGCGGCGCTCGAGTTGCAGGAGGCGCCGGCCTGTTTCGCCGAGCTGCTGCGCCCGTTCGAGGCGCTGATCGAGGGGCAGATCGCGGCGATGGGCGAGGACACCTACAGGCGCAACCACCTGCGCCAGCCCTGA
- a CDS encoding transglycosylase SLT domain-containing protein, which translates to MRRPLFCLLSALLSCTFALSSAQAASLAQQRQMYDEAKRALAKGDKGPYLRYASALRDYPLEPYLAYEELTARLKWASNDEIEAFLTEHGDLPQAGWMKLRWLRWLAERGEWQTFANHYDPRLNFTELDCLHGQYLYKQGLQAEARAAAEKLWLVGKSQPEACDTLFNTWRADGQLTEERRWQRAKLAAEARNYGLASYLVKGLPSLGKQGQLMLEAAQKPQMMSQTARFAPADRHMADAAGLGLRRLARQDPEKALNLLQVYAAKLPFSAEEKVAIAREIGLTLAKRFDIRALQVMAQYDPELRDNTVSEWRARLLLRHGRWDEAYQLTSRLPADLAGTSRWRYWQARSLQLAQPQGQQAIALYQPLAKERDFYGFLAADRIEVPYSLNHKPMAIDPQLMQRVRNTAGIRRALEFHDRGQIVDGRREWYHVSRLFSREELVAQARLAYDKGWYFPAIRTISQAQYWDDLDIRFPMAHKNSLTQQARLRGLHSSWVFAITRQESAFMADARSPVGAMGLMQLMPATAKETARKFGIPLGNPQQALIPEKNIQLGAAYLSQVHGQFNGNRVLASAAYNAGPGRVRQWLRGADHLSFDVWVENIPFDETRQYVQNVLSYSVIYGDKLGAPQKLVDWHERFFDDQ; encoded by the coding sequence ATGCGCCGCCCTCTGTTCTGCCTGCTTTCCGCCCTGCTCTCCTGCACCTTCGCCCTGTCCAGCGCCCAGGCCGCCAGCCTGGCCCAGCAACGGCAGATGTACGACGAAGCCAAGCGTGCCCTGGCCAAGGGCGACAAGGGCCCCTACCTGCGCTACGCCAGCGCCCTGCGCGACTATCCACTGGAGCCCTACCTGGCCTACGAGGAGCTGACCGCACGTCTGAAATGGGCCAGCAACGACGAGATCGAGGCCTTCCTCACCGAGCACGGCGACCTGCCCCAGGCCGGCTGGATGAAGCTGCGCTGGCTGCGCTGGCTGGCCGAGCGCGGCGAATGGCAGACCTTCGCCAACCACTACGACCCCAGGCTCAACTTCACCGAACTGGACTGCCTGCACGGCCAGTACCTTTACAAGCAGGGGCTGCAGGCCGAGGCGCGCGCCGCGGCGGAGAAGCTGTGGCTGGTCGGCAAATCCCAGCCCGAAGCCTGTGACACCCTGTTCAACACCTGGCGCGCCGATGGCCAGCTCACCGAGGAGCGCCGCTGGCAGCGCGCCAAGCTGGCCGCCGAGGCGCGCAACTACGGCCTGGCCAGCTATCTGGTGAAGGGCCTGCCGAGCCTGGGCAAGCAGGGCCAGCTGATGCTCGAGGCGGCGCAGAAGCCGCAGATGATGAGCCAGACCGCGCGCTTCGCCCCGGCCGACCGCCACATGGCCGACGCCGCCGGCCTCGGCCTGCGCCGCCTGGCACGCCAGGATCCGGAGAAGGCCCTCAACCTGCTGCAGGTCTATGCCGCCAAACTGCCCTTCTCCGCCGAGGAGAAGGTCGCCATCGCCCGCGAAATCGGCCTGACCCTGGCCAAGCGCTTCGATATCCGCGCTCTGCAGGTCATGGCCCAGTACGACCCCGAGCTGCGCGACAACACGGTGTCCGAATGGCGCGCCCGCCTGCTGCTGCGCCACGGCCGCTGGGACGAGGCCTACCAGCTGACCAGCCGCCTGCCGGCGGACCTGGCCGGCACCAGCCGCTGGCGCTACTGGCAGGCGCGCAGCCTGCAACTGGCGCAACCACAGGGCCAGCAGGCCATCGCCCTGTACCAGCCGTTGGCCAAGGAACGCGACTTCTACGGTTTCCTCGCCGCCGATCGCATCGAGGTGCCCTACAGCCTCAACCACAAGCCGATGGCCATCGACCCGCAGCTGATGCAGAGGGTGCGCAACACCGCCGGCATCCGCCGCGCCCTGGAATTCCACGACCGCGGCCAGATCGTCGACGGCCGCCGCGAGTGGTACCACGTCAGCCGCCTGTTCAGCCGCGAGGAACTGGTGGCCCAGGCCCGCCTGGCCTACGACAAGGGCTGGTACTTCCCGGCGATCCGCACCATCAGCCAGGCGCAGTACTGGGACGACCTGGACATCCGCTTCCCGATGGCGCACAAGAACAGCCTGACCCAGCAGGCCAGGCTGCGCGGCCTGCACTCCAGCTGGGTATTCGCCATCACCCGCCAGGAGAGCGCCTTCATGGCCGACGCCCGCTCGCCGGTCGGCGCCATGGGCCTGATGCAGCTGATGCCGGCCACCGCCAAGGAGACCGCGCGCAAGTTCGGCATTCCGCTGGGCAACCCGCAGCAGGCGCTGATACCGGAGAAGAACATCCAGCTCGGCGCCGCCTACCTGAGCCAGGTACATGGCCAGTTCAACGGCAACCGGGTGCTCGCCTCGGCTGCCTACAACGCCGGCCCCGGCCGCGTGCGCCAATGGCTGCGCGGCGCCGACCACCTGTCCTTCGATGTCTGGGTGGAGAACATCCCCTTCGACGAGACCCGCCAGTACGTGCAGAACGTGCTGTCCTACTCGGTGATCTACGGCGACAAACTCGGCGCGCCGCAGAAGCTGGTGGACTGGCACGAACGCTTCTTCGACGATCAGTGA